A stretch of the Snodgrassella alvi genome encodes the following:
- a CDS encoding autotransporter outer membrane beta-barrel domain-containing protein — protein MNKIYKLIWSAQVQAYIVTSELAHKGGKTATVKLLSILGITLAAPTIAHAQCLITSPDHKACTISQQSLSHNTAFADTTITNNLIENRDPASQTINTSNDELNQTLTIRNQTGAGDLTVNANNKNITNIDARNDSTGAAFTLTTTQDMSGSDVRGIYIEHNGTDVHLSTASIHSRQLKGISINNRGTGATIINSGNTITSDNDDAIYAVNDPTATDVQITAGAVTGHGKGIYVANNGTGSTTITVSQGVVSETTDGIYAHNSATAKNLTTYTNSTVHGYSNGIYAENNGNGITSITTIGDVESQNGDGVHINHNGQKLTLNSKNVQGTSNGIYAINSGNDSTEITSSATVKSTSGNGIFVNNGSNTRDLTISTNVVSGSDNGIYASNNGSGSTVIKNSATITATDNTGIRIENNNQTTGLRIESQLIHAGNNGIYAINNGSNATDIISQGEVTATKGYGIWAENGNKTTDINIIQSGGKITGGISGIEARNSGTGNTLITLANQITGGSGAGIISHDKAGSTTTITLNTGSRVSATSGLAISDEEGNAIVTLKSGSTVSGRIELGNGSDILNVNRGTNISEITVMDGGDDTSSNDGMIDTLNINQTLTGSTTGTNNGVAGNIAIRNWEKINLAQNSTLNLSGDLNTNQLNIGDGTTIRLIPDLKQARIEGDVLNSGYINLNSTYTGDNLTIGGNYQGNNGKLILDLKLNSAQRDSNTPDNTADKLIIQGNASGNTTIRFDKVEGLGGDTGNTNGIEVVEVKGNSTQDAFALNGNRLSAGAYEYHLFKGDLQQNGNNWYLRSQKQTNPPDGGGTGGGGTGGGGTGGGGTGDGGTGGGGTGGGGTGGGGTGGGGTGGGDTGGGDTGGGGTGGGGTGGGDTGGGTGNGTTVKPSKLKPLYRKEVPLLATVATQLRQADNLMLANMHQRIGATPIPEERMSWGRVLANRTDIQQNGPAEGRSTGNYAGLQLGSDVWTGNGWRIGGYIGYLHGNLDIDGFASGVDDKVGKNTTKSYFIGAYSNYTRTDGAYADFVLQAARHRADIKPDYNPISKQKGHGITASIEIGKPFTLANSNWKIEPQAQIIHQWLDLNDSNISGHTSVSQEHNNAWLFRLGGRLAATYQLNKGLIHPYARVNFYYSPDGSDKTSYRTISTTTTLNAGASHRSTELALGGTYDINNTVKIYGEIGHTWSNGGNAKVKVPVNASAGLKIDW, from the coding sequence ATGAATAAAATCTACAAGCTTATCTGGAGTGCGCAAGTACAGGCATATATAGTTACCTCAGAATTAGCCCACAAAGGAGGCAAAACAGCTACAGTCAAACTACTAAGCATCTTAGGTATTACTTTGGCCGCACCCACTATAGCTCATGCTCAGTGCCTTATTACTTCTCCTGACCACAAAGCATGTACGATTTCACAGCAAAGCCTTTCGCATAACACCGCCTTTGCGGACACAACTATTACCAATAATCTGATTGAAAATCGCGATCCAGCCAGCCAAACCATCAATACTTCTAATGATGAACTGAACCAAACCCTAACCATACGCAATCAGACCGGCGCCGGTGATTTAACCGTCAATGCAAATAATAAAAATATCACTAATATCGATGCCAGAAACGATAGCACAGGTGCCGCCTTCACCCTGACAACCACACAGGACATGTCCGGTTCCGATGTAAGAGGCATTTATATAGAACATAACGGTACCGATGTACATCTTTCCACAGCATCCATCCATAGCCGGCAATTGAAAGGCATTAGTATTAACAACAGAGGCACTGGTGCAACTATCATCAACTCCGGCAATACCATAACCTCTGATAACGATGATGCCATCTACGCAGTCAATGATCCGACCGCCACCGATGTGCAAATTACTGCCGGAGCCGTAACTGGACATGGCAAAGGAATTTACGTAGCAAATAATGGTACAGGTTCAACAACCATTACCGTTAGTCAGGGTGTTGTGTCTGAAACAACAGATGGCATCTATGCACACAATTCAGCCACAGCAAAAAATCTGACAACATACACAAATTCTACTGTTCATGGATACAGCAACGGTATCTATGCTGAAAACAACGGCAACGGCATTACATCAATAACCACTATTGGAGACGTAGAATCCCAAAATGGTGATGGTGTACATATCAACCACAACGGCCAGAAATTAACCCTCAACAGTAAAAATGTACAGGGCACCAGCAACGGCATCTATGCCATCAATTCTGGAAACGATTCCACCGAAATTACGTCCAGTGCAACCGTCAAATCCACTTCCGGTAATGGTATCTTTGTTAATAATGGCAGTAACACACGAGACCTAACCATCAGCACCAATGTCGTTTCTGGCTCTGACAACGGCATTTATGCAAGCAACAATGGTAGCGGTTCAACAGTTATCAAGAACAGTGCAACCATCACAGCAACCGATAATACCGGCATCCGGATTGAAAACAACAATCAAACCACTGGATTACGCATCGAATCTCAACTTATTCATGCCGGAAATAACGGTATTTACGCCATAAACAATGGTAGCAATGCCACAGATATTATTTCACAGGGAGAAGTGACCGCTACGAAAGGCTACGGTATCTGGGCTGAGAATGGCAATAAAACCACCGATATCAATATTATACAGTCAGGTGGCAAAATCACCGGAGGTATCAGTGGCATCGAAGCGCGCAATTCTGGTACCGGCAATACCTTAATCACCTTGGCAAACCAGATAACCGGTGGCTCCGGCGCAGGTATTATCAGCCATGACAAAGCCGGTAGTACCACTACTATCACGCTTAATACTGGTAGCCGCGTTTCCGCTACATCTGGGCTAGCAATCAGCGATGAGGAAGGTAATGCCATTGTGACACTAAAAAGTGGTTCTACTGTCAGTGGCCGAATCGAATTGGGTAATGGCAGTGATATCCTCAACGTAAACCGTGGCACCAACATCAGTGAAATAACGGTTATGGATGGTGGCGATGATACCAGCAGCAATGATGGCATGATTGATACATTAAATATTAATCAGACATTAACCGGTTCAACAACAGGCACCAATAATGGTGTAGCCGGGAATATTGCCATTCGAAACTGGGAGAAAATCAATCTGGCACAGAATAGTACACTCAATCTAAGTGGTGATTTGAACACAAATCAGCTCAATATCGGTGACGGCACAACCATCAGACTCATTCCTGACCTTAAACAAGCACGCATTGAAGGTGATGTATTAAATTCAGGCTACATCAACCTGAACAGCACCTACACCGGAGACAATCTCACTATTGGCGGAAACTATCAGGGTAATAACGGCAAACTTATTCTCGATCTAAAACTTAATTCTGCCCAAAGAGATAGCAATACTCCAGACAATACTGCCGACAAACTCATCATTCAGGGCAATGCCTCAGGTAACACCACCATCAGATTTGACAAAGTCGAAGGATTGGGTGGAGATACCGGCAACACCAATGGTATTGAAGTTGTCGAAGTAAAAGGAAACAGCACACAAGACGCTTTTGCACTGAACGGTAATCGCCTGAGTGCAGGAGCTTATGAATACCATTTATTCAAAGGCGATTTACAACAAAACGGAAACAACTGGTATTTGCGTTCGCAAAAACAAACCAATCCTCCAGATGGTGGCGGCACTGGTGGTGGCGGTACTGGCGGTGGCGGTACTGGCGGTGGTGGCACTGGAGATGGCGGTACTGGCGGTGGTGGTACTGGTGGTGGCGGTACTGGTGGTGGCGGTACTGGTGGTGGCGGTACTGGTGGTGGCGATACTGGTGGTGGCGATACTGGTGGTGGCGGTACTGGTGGTGGCGGTACTGGTGGTGGCGATACTGGTGGTGGCACTGGTAACGGCACAACCGTTAAACCATCTAAACTCAAACCACTGTATCGCAAAGAAGTGCCATTACTGGCTACAGTTGCTACACAGTTACGACAAGCAGATAACCTAATGCTGGCTAATATGCATCAGCGTATTGGTGCCACACCCATACCTGAAGAACGCATGAGCTGGGGTAGAGTTCTTGCAAACCGTACTGACATTCAGCAAAACGGTCCGGCCGAAGGCCGCAGTACCGGCAATTATGCTGGTTTACAACTTGGCAGTGATGTCTGGACAGGCAATGGCTGGCGTATCGGTGGCTATATAGGCTATCTACATGGCAATCTGGATATAGATGGCTTTGCCAGCGGCGTAGATGACAAAGTAGGCAAAAACACCACCAAATCCTATTTTATCGGTGCTTATAGCAACTATACCCGTACCGACGGAGCTTACGCTGATTTTGTATTACAGGCAGCACGTCATCGTGCAGACATCAAACCGGATTACAATCCTATTAGTAAACAGAAAGGACACGGAATCACCGCTTCAATAGAAATAGGCAAACCATTTACACTGGCCAACAGCAACTGGAAAATTGAGCCGCAAGCACAGATTATTCATCAGTGGCTGGATCTAAATGATAGCAATATCAGTGGTCACACTTCAGTAAGTCAGGAGCATAATAATGCGTGGTTATTCCGTCTTGGTGGACGTTTAGCAGCAACATATCAGCTCAATAAAGGCTTAATACATCCATATGCACGGGTTAATTTCTACTACTCACCTGATGGCTCAGACAAGACCAGCTACCGAACCATATCCACAACAACCACACTTAATGCCGGTGCCTCACATCGGAGTACAGAGCTCGCCTTGGGTGGCACGTATGACATCAACAATACTGTAAAAATTTATGGAGAAATCGGCCATACTTGGTCAAATGGAGGTAATGCCAAAGTAAAAGTACCCGTCAATGCTTCAGCCGGCTTAAAAATTGACTGGTAA
- the phoB gene encoding phosphate regulon transcriptional regulator PhoB, giving the protein MADVMVLVVEDEAAIATLIQFTLEQAGFAVQCVPSVEEAQPFLQSRLPDVLLLDWMLPGISGIDFIRQLRRDSRSRDLPIILLTARGEETDKEQGLNLGADDYITKPFSPRELIARINALLRRRAPQKTSTPLSIQGLELDPVQQRVRVNGQAVAFGPSEFKLLHFFMTHPDRIYTRSQLLDQVWGDHVFVEERTVDVHIRRLRRGLETVGYEHLIQTVRGSGYRFSL; this is encoded by the coding sequence ATGGCAGATGTAATGGTTCTAGTAGTAGAAGATGAGGCAGCCATTGCCACTCTGATTCAATTTACGCTGGAGCAGGCCGGATTTGCCGTGCAATGTGTACCTAGTGTGGAAGAAGCACAGCCATTTTTACAATCCAGACTACCAGATGTGCTGCTGCTGGATTGGATGCTGCCGGGTATTTCCGGTATCGATTTTATCCGCCAGCTGCGCCGCGATTCCAGAAGCCGTGATTTACCGATTATTTTGCTTACTGCACGCGGTGAAGAAACGGATAAGGAGCAGGGGCTGAATCTGGGCGCAGATGATTATATTACCAAACCTTTTTCACCGCGGGAGCTGATAGCGCGTATCAATGCATTGTTACGCCGCCGGGCTCCACAAAAAACCAGTACCCCATTGTCGATACAAGGGCTGGAGCTGGATCCGGTACAGCAGCGGGTGCGGGTTAATGGTCAGGCAGTTGCTTTTGGTCCCAGCGAATTTAAATTATTGCATTTTTTTATGACTCATCCAGACAGAATCTATACCCGTAGCCAGCTTTTAGATCAAGTATGGGGAGACCATGTTTTTGTTGAGGAACGTACGGTAGATGTGCACATCCGTCGCTTAAGGCGTGGACTCGAGACCGTAGGCTATGAGCACCTGATACAGACAGTACGTGGCAGTGGCTATCGGTTTTCCTTGTAG
- the phoR gene encoding phosphate regulon sensor histidine kinase PhoR: protein MPELRRHLYLILITLIVVVMLSLLTGGVQSVVISLCILFFLWLVGYWYHLIKLVRWLERPKLRNVPQGIGIWNTIFNTLMLQAKSRKKRKQKLGVALLRFNRIAETIPEGVLILGLDGRIQWLNHMAAIHLNLDTERDIDGNLAELIAKADFQQFLHEQDTEFANIKLTFDANGSGLPRILNIIRTPFDEQATLIITQDITAAEQLNATRTAFVANVSHELRTPLTVINGFLETLTDMPELPQEQRQSFIELMSKEGARMRNLLADLLTLSRLESQTDISSRRQPVCLTALAEQVVHEAMLLSAEKHSFISELASDIWVNGIQQDLYNAFSNLLFNAVRYTPPQGTISIRLWSQDVAPDAKQAIFQVSDTGGGIAAEHIPHLTERFYRVDSGRSRQSGGTGLGLAIAKHALAEHGGKLEIESVVGKGSTFSAVLPQMEISKGLDSSDTPA from the coding sequence ATGCCAGAACTGCGTCGTCACCTTTATTTAATACTGATTACACTGATTGTGGTTGTTATGCTGTCACTGCTAACTGGTGGTGTGCAGTCTGTAGTGATCAGTCTGTGTATTCTTTTTTTCTTGTGGCTAGTGGGGTACTGGTATCATCTAATTAAACTCGTACGCTGGCTGGAACGGCCAAAGCTTCGTAATGTGCCACAAGGTATTGGTATTTGGAATACTATTTTCAATACTTTAATGCTACAGGCCAAAAGCCGTAAAAAACGCAAGCAGAAGCTGGGAGTGGCTTTACTACGGTTTAATCGTATTGCTGAAACCATACCCGAAGGGGTGCTTATACTGGGGTTGGATGGCCGTATTCAGTGGCTGAATCATATGGCAGCCATTCATTTAAATCTTGATACCGAGCGGGATATTGATGGCAATTTGGCTGAATTAATCGCTAAAGCTGATTTTCAACAGTTTCTCCATGAGCAGGATACTGAGTTTGCAAATATCAAGCTTACTTTTGACGCAAATGGCAGTGGCTTACCAAGAATACTGAATATTATCCGTACACCATTTGACGAGCAGGCAACTCTGATTATCACGCAGGACATTACAGCGGCAGAGCAGCTAAATGCGACACGTACCGCTTTTGTGGCCAATGTTTCACATGAACTGCGCACTCCTTTGACAGTTATTAATGGTTTTCTGGAAACACTGACGGATATGCCCGAATTACCACAGGAGCAGCGGCAGTCATTTATCGAACTGATGAGTAAAGAGGGTGCGCGTATGCGCAACCTACTGGCTGATTTATTAACCTTATCACGTCTAGAAAGCCAGACCGATATTTCTTCGCGTAGACAGCCTGTCTGCCTGACGGCTTTGGCTGAGCAAGTGGTGCATGAAGCAATGCTTTTATCGGCAGAGAAGCATTCTTTTATCTCTGAGTTGGCGTCGGATATATGGGTGAATGGTATTCAGCAGGATTTGTATAATGCTTTCAGTAATCTGCTGTTTAATGCTGTACGTTATACGCCGCCTCAAGGAACCATCAGCATCCGGCTATGGAGTCAGGATGTTGCACCAGATGCTAAACAGGCCATTTTTCAGGTGAGCGATACTGGAGGTGGTATTGCCGCGGAACACATTCCTCATCTAACCGAGCGTTTTTATCGGGTCGATTCTGGCCGTTCCCGCCAGAGTGGTGGCACTGGTCTGGGGCTGGCAATTGCTAAACATGCTTTGGCAGAACATGGCGGTAAATTGGAAATTGAAAGTGTGGTGGGAAAAGGCAGTACGTTTAGTGCTGTTCTGCCACAGATGGAAATCAGCAAAGGACTTGACAGCAGCGACACTCCTGCCTAA
- a CDS encoding SDR family NAD(P)-dependent oxidoreductase yields MNYSFDNKVALVTGAASGIGLATARAFAESGATLVLADINAEAVNKAAQDLVANGFQAEAVICNVANLDDIEAMVKHIVSTYGHLDIAFNNAGIQNVLAETADATAEDFDRVMSVNLRGVWGCMKYELIQMRQQGNGVIVNCSSLGGILGGAERANYHAAKHGVLGLTKSAALEYATRNIRINTVCPGLIRTPMSEKMAASGQKEALDAMVKTVPMQRQGRPEEIADAVLWLASDCSSFVTGQSISVDGGLTMR; encoded by the coding sequence ATGAATTATTCCTTTGATAATAAAGTTGCTTTAGTGACCGGTGCTGCTTCAGGTATAGGCCTCGCTACTGCTCGTGCTTTTGCAGAATCAGGTGCAACTCTCGTCCTTGCCGACATCAATGCAGAGGCAGTAAACAAAGCTGCTCAGGATCTTGTTGCGAATGGATTTCAAGCAGAGGCAGTTATCTGCAATGTAGCCAATTTGGATGATATAGAAGCAATGGTAAAGCATATTGTTTCTACCTATGGCCATCTCGATATTGCGTTTAATAATGCTGGTATACAAAATGTTTTAGCAGAAACTGCCGATGCCACAGCAGAGGATTTTGATCGTGTAATGAGTGTAAATCTGCGCGGAGTATGGGGATGTATGAAATATGAACTGATACAAATGCGCCAGCAGGGCAATGGTGTGATTGTAAATTGCTCATCCTTAGGCGGAATTCTCGGTGGGGCTGAACGTGCTAATTATCATGCTGCTAAACACGGTGTATTAGGATTAACCAAAAGTGCGGCATTAGAATACGCTACACGCAATATTCGCATCAATACTGTCTGTCCCGGATTAATTCGCACGCCTATGTCCGAAAAAATGGCAGCATCTGGACAAAAGGAAGCCTTAGATGCGATGGTTAAAACTGTACCGATGCAACGCCAAGGTCGGCCCGAAGAAATTGCCGATGCCGTGCTATGGCTAGCTAGTGACTGTTCCTCTTTTGTTACCGGACAATCCATCTCAGTCGATGGTGGCTTAACCATGCGCTAA
- a CDS encoding autotransporter outer membrane beta-barrel domain-containing protein → MNKIYKLIWNAREHAYVVTSELARKSGKVVGVKVLTLLGALALSANVASAAEDLVISDKDKANGKDIVFIGNIDSDNGIGSPALPFEVFNLKDGQNIRVELERKGDLGSIWGLNNGTGETTVNIKGDVISSGNLFFPSSEDPAESTDENFLFDDAVSMTNSEQATNLTVNQEESSIIKAKNTGIMASNNGTGSTKINIAGTIAATTAVYADSGEKTQDVTITQSAPSKIEGSVNGIVVNNQGKGATNIDIAGNVSSTGNATIPEDPENPDSERYNSGSGIIAINNKNATDLNITQSSAASLIQGGATGITASNSGVGSTTITTAGTVIADGIAENGIGIAASNTQTAKAIHINQTSGNIKGKEKGISASNFGQGNTEITTAGNVTGNKDAGIDVTNMNFDYPDTETRAETKSKTDIIINQTAGSIIGGTDGITAVNETGGKVSVTTAGKVEGKTGAGIQVVSGTAPVSDIDESGEDTSSAFALNKKVATKAGDENGQAYLGGINIVQQSGEIKGVASGIDANNYESGAVNIQVSGNVSATGTQFQEADKPETEYGTGIGINALNDGENTTDLNISQLAESSKILGTAGGISANNFGKGSTTITTIGTVIATGPGEYGSGISAFNGETANAITITQSTGEIKGDQSGILATNTGKGSTVITTAANVTGTKGAGIQANNINWSDTGAKTDIKVDQTAGNITGGTDGIIAVNATGGNITVGVAGKVTGGSGAGIATNIPNGIVSYTTEKTAGISNITLNRGADVSAVSGVAIIDGDNDANVILNGGSKVAGQINLGKGNDTLTINNGSDISGVTVLDGGNDNDTGPDSSTDKLYLNTSLRGSSETSRNGEVGIINWEDINLGESAKLTLTGNLNTQNLNIGSGSELKLDNVSNSATEDSAHEVAVKGNVKNSGSINMVNGNGGDRLTIQGNYHGNKGSKLLMEVTPKQNQADKLHITGDATGRTAIDFTDVSGLGANTAGTKGVEIVSADGKADGEVFTLLRDHVDAGAYEYRLKKSEDNKWNLLSEKIPDTGNKTKPKTAYRREVPLLSAVGAQLRQADSLMLADMHKRIGATPAPDERKAWGRVIANRSDIRQSGVADVRSKGNYAGLQLGSDVWTSNGLRVGGYLGYLHGNLDVDGFASGVDGKVGKNSTKSYFLGAYGNYTRDSGTYLDVVLQGARHNADIKPDNASNSKQKGHGITASVEVGQPFALGSRSWKFEPQAQIMHQWLDLNDIDISGNTKVRQDHDNAWLFRLGGRLEGNYPVNKGVLRPYARLNFFYSPNGADTSSFATKAASTTLRTGASHANTEMAIGGSYEITDKVKAYGEIGHTWSNGNDAHVKSPVNGSVGLRVNW, encoded by the coding sequence ATGAATAAAATATATAAACTTATCTGGAATGCCAGAGAACATGCTTATGTGGTGACTTCAGAATTGGCTCGCAAAAGTGGAAAAGTTGTAGGAGTTAAAGTACTTACCTTGCTAGGTGCACTCGCATTAAGTGCAAATGTTGCTTCCGCAGCAGAAGACTTGGTAATTTCAGATAAAGATAAAGCCAACGGAAAAGATATTGTGTTTATTGGCAATATTGATTCGGATAATGGTATAGGCTCTCCAGCCCTCCCTTTTGAAGTCTTTAATTTGAAAGATGGCCAGAATATTAGAGTAGAACTTGAGAGAAAAGGGGATTTGGGTAGTATTTGGGGGTTGAATAACGGAACTGGAGAAACCACTGTTAATATAAAAGGAGATGTTATTTCTTCAGGAAATTTATTTTTTCCTTCTTCCGAGGATCCTGCTGAATCAACAGATGAAAATTTTCTATTTGATGATGCGGTTAGCATGACTAACTCTGAACAAGCAACTAATCTTACAGTCAATCAGGAAGAAAGCAGCATCATTAAAGCTAAAAACACCGGTATTATGGCATCTAATAATGGTACTGGTTCTACCAAAATTAATATTGCAGGAACAATAGCAGCAACAACAGCCGTCTACGCAGATAGTGGTGAAAAAACTCAAGATGTGACTATCACGCAGTCAGCTCCCAGTAAAATTGAAGGTTCAGTTAACGGAATTGTAGTAAATAATCAGGGTAAGGGAGCAACAAATATTGATATAGCCGGTAATGTAAGCTCAACTGGTAATGCAACCATTCCGGAAGATCCTGAAAATCCAGACAGTGAACGATATAATTCTGGTAGTGGTATTATTGCCATAAATAATAAAAACGCTACGGACCTGAATATAACTCAGTCTTCAGCCGCCAGTTTAATTCAAGGTGGAGCAACAGGAATTACGGCATCCAATTCAGGTGTTGGTTCTACCACGATTACTACTGCTGGCACGGTAATTGCTGATGGCATAGCAGAAAATGGTATTGGTATTGCCGCTTCCAATACTCAAACAGCCAAAGCAATCCATATAAACCAGACTTCAGGAAATATTAAAGGTAAAGAAAAAGGCATATCTGCAAGTAATTTCGGCCAAGGCAATACCGAAATCACTACTGCAGGAAATGTTACTGGTAATAAAGACGCCGGCATCGATGTTACTAATATGAACTTTGATTATCCTGATACTGAAACAAGAGCAGAAACCAAATCGAAGACCGATATCATTATTAATCAAACTGCCGGAAGCATTATTGGTGGTACAGATGGTATTACTGCTGTTAATGAAACTGGTGGAAAAGTTTCAGTGACTACAGCCGGTAAAGTAGAAGGTAAAACTGGAGCCGGAATTCAGGTTGTATCAGGTACAGCACCAGTTTCAGATATTGATGAAAGCGGTGAAGATACAAGTTCAGCATTTGCTTTAAATAAAAAAGTCGCAACAAAAGCCGGTGATGAAAATGGACAAGCATATTTAGGCGGTATCAATATTGTTCAGCAAAGTGGTGAAATCAAAGGTGTTGCTAGTGGTATAGATGCCAACAACTACGAATCGGGTGCGGTTAATATTCAGGTGAGTGGCAATGTGAGTGCAACAGGCACTCAATTTCAGGAAGCTGACAAACCAGAAACTGAATATGGTACTGGTATAGGTATTAATGCATTAAATGATGGAGAAAATACCACTGACCTAAATATAAGTCAGTTGGCGGAAAGCAGTAAAATTCTGGGCACAGCAGGCGGCATCAGTGCAAATAATTTTGGCAAAGGTTCAACCACCATCACTACAATAGGAACAGTGATAGCTACTGGACCGGGAGAATATGGAAGTGGTATTTCTGCTTTCAATGGTGAAACGGCCAATGCCATCACTATTACCCAGAGCACAGGTGAAATTAAGGGTGACCAGAGCGGAATATTGGCAACCAATACAGGCAAAGGTTCAACAGTAATTACAACTGCAGCAAATGTAACAGGAACCAAAGGCGCTGGTATTCAAGCAAACAATATAAACTGGAGTGACACGGGTGCTAAGACAGATATCAAAGTAGATCAAACTGCCGGAAATATTACTGGTGGTACAGACGGTATCATTGCTGTTAATGCAACTGGTGGCAATATTACAGTTGGTGTTGCCGGTAAGGTGACGGGGGGTAGTGGTGCAGGTATTGCTACTAATATTCCAAATGGTATTGTTTCTTATACAACCGAAAAAACTGCAGGGATTAGTAATATTACTCTGAACCGTGGTGCAGATGTTTCTGCCGTGTCAGGGGTAGCGATTATAGATGGTGATAATGATGCTAATGTTATTTTAAATGGTGGTTCTAAAGTAGCTGGCCAAATTAATCTTGGTAAAGGCAACGATACGCTCACTATCAATAATGGCTCAGATATTTCTGGAGTGACTGTACTGGATGGTGGCAACGATAATGATACCGGGCCAGATAGCAGTACTGATAAACTGTATCTCAATACCAGTCTGCGTGGTTCTTCAGAAACTTCTCGAAATGGAGAGGTAGGCATTATTAACTGGGAAGATATTAATCTGGGAGAATCAGCTAAACTGACATTAACAGGCAATCTGAATACCCAAAACCTCAATATTGGTTCTGGATCCGAATTAAAGCTTGATAATGTTTCAAATAGTGCTACGGAAGATTCAGCGCACGAAGTGGCCGTAAAAGGTAATGTTAAAAATTCTGGTAGCATTAATATGGTGAACGGTAATGGGGGTGACCGCCTCACTATTCAGGGTAACTATCACGGTAATAAAGGCAGTAAGCTGCTTATGGAAGTGACGCCAAAACAGAATCAGGCTGATAAATTACATATTACGGGAGATGCCACGGGTAGGACTGCGATTGATTTCACTGATGTAAGTGGGCTGGGAGCCAATACTGCCGGTACAAAAGGGGTTGAAATCGTTTCAGCAGATGGCAAAGCTGATGGTGAAGTGTTTACCTTGCTTCGTGATCATGTTGATGCGGGTGCTTATGAATACCGACTGAAAAAAAGTGAAGATAATAAATGGAATTTGTTATCTGAAAAAATTCCTGATACTGGAAACAAAACAAAACCCAAAACTGCATATCGTAGGGAAGTACCATTATTAAGTGCTGTAGGGGCTCAACTGCGTCAGGCTGATAGTCTGATGCTAGCGGATATGCATAAGCGGATTGGTGCGACACCTGCTCCAGATGAACGCAAGGCATGGGGCCGAGTGATTGCGAATCGCAGCGATATTCGTCAGAGCGGTGTAGCTGATGTTCGCAGCAAGGGTAATTACGCCGGTTTACAACTAGGCAGTGATGTTTGGACCAGTAATGGTCTGAGAGTTGGTGGCTATCTGGGCTATTTGCACGGTAATCTGGATGTAGATGGTTTTGCCAGTGGAGTAGATGGCAAAGTTGGTAAAAACAGCACCAAGTCCTATTTCCTAGGCGCATATGGTAACTATACCCGAGATAGTGGAACCTATCTGGATGTAGTGTTACAGGGCGCACGCCACAATGCTGATATCAAGCCGGATAATGCATCAAACAGTAAACAGAAAGGCCACGGTATCACGGCTTCTGTAGAAGTAGGCCAGCCATTTGCACTTGGCAGCCGTAGCTGGAAGTTCGAACCTCAGGCACAAATTATGCATCAATGGCTAGATCTGAATGATATTGATATCAGTGGTAATACCAAAGTTAGGCAGGATCATGACAATGCATGGTTATTCCGTTTGGGTGGACGTTTGGAAGGAAACTATCCGGTGAATAAAGGTGTACTGCGACCTTATGCGCGTTTAAATTTCTTCTATTCTCCTAATGGTGCAGATACCAGCAGTTTTGCAACTAAAGCTGCCTCTACAACATTGCGTACTGGTGCTTCTCATGCAAATACTGAAATGGCCATCGGTGGAAGCTATGAAATTACTGATAAAGTAAAAGCATATGGCGAAATCGGCCATACCTGGTCTAATGGGAATGATGCACATGTGAAGTCACCGGTTAATGGTTCAGTGGGACTGAGGGTAAACTGGTAA